The sequence CCTGGATATTCAATTGTGTGACCCCCATCGGCGATGCCGAACGGATGACCCAGTTCAAGGACAAAGCAAAACAGCACCGGGCCAACATCAACATGGGGCTCTTGGACTACCCGGTGCTCCAGGCGGCTGACATTCTTCTCTACAAGGCGGGCTACGTGCCCGTGGGCGAAGACCAGGTCCAGCACATCGAACTCTCGCGGGAGATCGCCCGGAAGTTCAATACACGTTTCGGCGAAGTCTTCCCCGAGCCCCAGCCCATCCTGTCCATGGCCCCCAGAATCTTAGGCGTGGATGGCGCATCCAAGATGTCGAAGACGCTCAACAACTATATCGGTGTGATGGAAGAAGATGACGCAATCTGGGAGAAGTTACGCACCGCCGTCACGGACGTAAACCGCGTGAAGCGTAAGGACCCGGGAAACCCGGAAATATGCAATATCTACACGATCCATAGGGCTTTTTCCGATAACCAGATGCTGATCACCATCGATAAAGGCTGTAGATCGGCCGATATCGGTTGCATAGACTGCAAGAAGATGCTCTTCGAGAATCTGCGCAAAGAACTGACCCCAATTCGTGAAAGGGCCCGTGCCCTTCGGGAGGATCCTGACTACATTATCGACGTATTGAAACAGGGCGCCTCAGCGTGCAGCGTAATAGCCAGACAGACCATGGCCGA comes from Syntrophorhabdaceae bacterium and encodes:
- the trpS gene encoding tryptophan--tRNA ligase, which codes for MKRIFSGIQPTGEIHLGNYVGAIRNWVYLTQEYDCIFSVVDYHAIIVEYPIDEFKKRILDTALVLLACGLSPENAKIMVQSHVHEHTELAWIFNCVTPIGDAERMTQFKDKAKQHRANINMGLLDYPVLQAADILLYKAGYVPVGEDQVQHIELSREIARKFNTRFGEVFPEPQPILSMAPRILGVDGASKMSKTLNNYIGVMEEDDAIWEKLRTAVTDVNRVKRKDPGNPEICNIYTIHRAFSDNQMLITIDKGCRSADIGCIDCKKMLFENLRKELTPIRERARALREDPDYIIDVLKQGASACSVIARQTMAEVHDALGLLLPR